From the genome of Scytonema hofmannii PCC 7110, one region includes:
- a CDS encoding NB-ARC domain-containing protein: MQSQKQKRNRGLILTREGWQKLQNAKLEWEFQENFGSRLSLEELSERVGITPVTFRKVLTREVGVDKQTLVRLFTAFHLELNKSDYTKPDSEKQESVKLLKRVDLREAVDVSVFYGRTAELALLERWVMKEHCRVAALLGMGGIGKTSLATKLVRQIEQRFEYVIWRSLYNAPPLFELLGNLIQFFDNSQDLEAELPTTVNERILRLINYLQKQRCLIILDNAETILQSGVIAGSYREGYEDYSQLIRRVGEVFHRSCLLLTSREKPKDVASLEGEALPVRSLRLSGLEAVDGQKIFEVKGFSGSESELRTVVERYAGNALALKIVATTIQDVFDGNLSEFLRQDTTVFGDICELLEQQFARLSYLEKEIMYWLAINRDPVSLSELREDVVSPVPPQKLLEALESLIRRSLIEKATPTLVEKSVSLFMLQPVVMEYVTNRLVEQVCGEIKTQNIALFRCHALMKVTAKDYVRETQIRLILKPVIDGLLAVFRSKRNLENQLTQILSTLKKTSLLEQSYTAGNILNLLCHLETDLSGYDFSHLTVWQADLRNVKLHDVNFHSANLAKSVFAETFGGVLSVAFSRDGKLLALGDTNGEIRLYQVSDWKQLLSCKGHTKWVVSLAFSPDSTTLASGSNDYTAKLWDISNGQCLQTLQEHDKEVWSVAFSPDGNMVVSGSDDQMIKLWSIETGECKRTFLGHTSWVCSVTFSPNGKTLFSGSDDHTVRLWDINTGECLKTLRGHHDGIRAIAVSSDGKMLASGSQDHTVKLWGTDTGECLKTFQGHSNEVYSIAFSPQSDLLASGSFDQTVRLWSVSTGECLKTFWGHSSSWVFSVAFSPQGDLLVSGSYDQTARVWSVHNGECLKTFKGYTNQLLSVSFSPDGHSIASSSHDFSARLWNVNTGQALQTFLGHHAVVRSVAFSPNGQTLASGSDDQTVRLWDVNTGQALQTFLGHRALVWSVAFSPNGQILASSSDDQTVRLWDVNTGQALQTFQGHRAAVWSVAFSPQGTMLASGALDQTIKLWDVSTGECIRTLEGHTNWVWSVAFSPDSQLLASTSPDGTLRLWSASTGECKRIVQENTGWLQSVAFSPDSQVLATSSHDYTVKLWNVSTGKCFRTLQGHTGWVWSVAFCCDNQTLASGSEDETIRLWNIATGECLKTLKAEKLYERMNIMGVTGLTTATTATLKGLGAVA; this comes from the coding sequence ATGCAATCGCAGAAGCAAAAGCGCAACCGTGGACTTATACTCACTCGTGAAGGCTGGCAAAAGCTTCAGAATGCTAAACTTGAGTGGGAATTTCAAGAAAATTTTGGCTCTAGGTTGAGTCTTGAAGAATTAAGTGAACGAGTTGGAATAACTCCTGTCACTTTTAGGAAAGTACTGACTCGCGAAGTAGGAGTTGACAAACAAACCCTTGTTCGTTTGTTTACGGCGTTTCATTTAGAATTGAATAAAAGCGATTATACAAAGCCAGATTCAGAAAAGCAGGAAAGCGTAAAGCTCCTCAAGCGCGTTGATTTGAGAGAGGCCGTTGATGTATCTGTTTTCTATGGACGCACAGCAGAATTGGCTCTGTTGGAACGATGGGTTATGAAAGAGCACTGCCGAGTGGCGGCGTTGTTGGGAATGGGAGGTATCGGTAAAACTTCTCTGGCGACTAAGCTGGTACGTCAAATTGAGCAAAGGTTTGAGTATGTTATCTGGCGATCGCTCTACAATGCGCCACCACTTTTTGAGCTACTCGGTAACTTGATTCAATTTTTTGACAACTCGCAGGATTTAGAAGCTGAGTTACCAACCACCGTAAACGAAAGAATCTTACGACTGATTAATTATTTGCAAAAACAGCGCTGTCTGATTATACTCGATAATGCTGAGACCATTCTGCAAAGTGGCGTTATTGCGGGAAGCTATCGAGAAGGCTATGAGGATTATAGTCAGCTGATAAGACGGGTAGGAGAAGTTTTCCACAGGAGCTGCTTGCTGCTGACTTCTCGGGAAAAACCCAAAGATGTAGCATCACTTGAAGGAGAAGCCCTGCCTGTTCGCTCATTACGACTCAGTGGTTTGGAGGCGGTAGATGGGCAAAAAATATTTGAAGTCAAGGGATTTTCTGGCTCAGAGTCAGAATTGAGAACAGTCGTTGAGCGCTATGCTGGTAACGCCTTAGCTTTAAAGATAGTAGCGACAACAATTCAAGATGTCTTTGATGGTAATCTTTCTGAATTTTTAAGACAAGACACGACTGTCTTTGGTGACATTTGCGAACTTTTAGAGCAGCAGTTTGCACGCTTGTCATATTTAGAAAAGGAAATAATGTACTGGCTGGCAATTAATCGCGATCCAGTTTCGCTATCTGAGTTACGAGAAGATGTTGTATCACCAGTACCACCACAAAAATTACTGGAGGCTCTGGAGTCTCTTATAAGGCGATCTCTAATCGAGAAGGCTACGCCTACGCTAGTTGAGAAAAGTGTATCACTCTTCATGCTACAACCTGTAGTTATGGAGTATGTGACTAATCGATTGGTAGAGCAGGTTTGTGGAGAGATTAAGACTCAGAATATTGCTTTGTTTAGATGTCATGCTTTAATGAAGGTGACGGCAAAAGACTATGTTAGGGAAACTCAAATTCGCCTCATCCTTAAACCAGTTATTGATGGGCTGCTTGCTGTCTTTAGAAGCAAAAGAAATCTTGAAAATCAACTGACTCAAATTCTATCAACGCTAAAAAAGACATCGCTGCTAGAACAAAGTTATACGGCTGGAAATATTCTTAATCTGCTTTGTCATCTAGAAACTGACCTAAGTGGCTATGATTTTTCTCATCTGACTGTTTGGCAAGCTGACTTGCGGAATGTGAAATTGCACGATGTAAATTTCCATTCCGCCAATCTAGCGAAATCTGTTTTTGCTGAAACTTTCGGCGGTGTTTTGTCGGTAGCCTTTAGCCGTGATGGCAAACTTTTGGCTTTAGGCGATACGAATGGTGAGATTCGCTTGTACCAAGTTTCGGATTGGAAACAACTTCTGTCTTGTAAGGGTCACACTAAGTGGGTTGTATCGCTTGCCTTCAGTCCTGATAGTACAACCCTGGCTAGCGGTAGTAATGACTACACGGCGAAGCTGTGGGATATCAGTAATGGTCAATGCCTTCAAACCCTGCAAGAACACGATAAAGAGGTTTGGTCAGTTGCCTTTAGTCCCGATGGAAACATGGTAGTAAGTGGTAGTGATGACCAGATGATTAAGTTATGGAGTATCGAAACTGGTGAATGCAAAAGAACGTTCCTAGGACATACAAGTTGGGTATGCTCGGTTACCTTCAGTCCGAATGGGAAAACGCTTTTTAGTGGCAGTGATGACCACACAGTTCGGTTATGGGATATCAACACTGGTGAATGCCTCAAAACTTTGCGAGGACACCATGATGGGATACGAGCAATTGCCGTCAGTTCTGATGGTAAAATGCTGGCGAGTGGCAGTCAAGACCACACGGTAAAATTATGGGGTACCGACACCGGTGAATGCCTCAAAACTTTTCAGGGACATTCCAATGAAGTATATTCAATCGCCTTTAGTCCACAAAGCGATCTTCTAGCTAGTGGCAGTTTTGACCAAACGGTAAGGCTATGGAGCGTTAGCACTGGTGAATGCCTCAAAACTTTCTGGGGACATTCTTCCAGTTGGGTATTTTCGGTAGCCTTTAGTCCACAAGGCGATCTCCTAGTAAGTGGCAGTTACGATCAGACGGCGAGAGTATGGAGTGTTCACAATGGTGAATGCCTCAAAACGTTCAAGGGATACACTAATCAGCTACTCTCAGTCAGCTTTAGTCCAGATGGGCATAGCATAGCAAGTAGCAGTCATGACTTTTCGGCGAGGTTGTGGAATGTTAATACAGGTCAAGCCTTGCAAACTTTCCTGGGACATCATGCTGTGGTTCGTTCAGTTGCCTTTAGTCCAAATGGGCAAACACTGGCAAGTGGCAGTGACGATCAAACGGTAAGGTTGTGGGATGTCAATACGGGTCAAGCTTTGCAAACTTTCCTGGGACATCGTGCTCTGGTCTGGTCAGTTGCCTTTAGTCCAAATGGGCAAATACTGGCAAGTAGCAGTGACGATCAAACGGTAAGGTTGTGGGATGTCAATACGGGTCAAGCCTTGCAAACTTTCCAAGGACATCGTGCTGCGGTTTGGTCAGTTGCTTTTAGTCCTCAAGGAACGATGCTAGCAAGTGGGGCTTTAGACCAGACAATCAAATTGTGGGATGTCAGCACTGGTGAGTGCATAAGAACATTGGAAGGGCATACGAACTGGGTCTGGTCAGTTGCCTTTAGTCCAGATAGTCAGTTGCTGGCAAGCACTAGTCCAGATGGGACATTAAGATTATGGAGTGCCAGTACTGGTGAATGCAAAAGAATCGTCCAGGAAAATACGGGTTGGTTACAGTCAGTTGCCTTTAGTCCAGATAGCCAGGTACTAGCAACAAGCAGTCACGATTATACAGTTAAGCTGTGGAATGTCAGTACTGGTAAATGCTTTAGGACTTTGCAAGGACATACGGGTTGGGTCTGGTCAGTCGCTTTTTGTTGTGATAATCAAACTTTGGCTAGCGGCAGCGAAGATGAGACAATTAGACTATGGAATATAGCAACAGGTGAGTGTTTAAAAACTCTGAAAGCAGAGAAACTGTATGAGCGGATGAACATTATGGGGGTTACAGGTTTAACTACAGCAACTACTGCTACCCTAAAAGGGTTGGGCGCAGTTGCTTAA
- a CDS encoding response regulator → MKIEKYILAINFEANQSHFIKVSLESNSSLKVITTESISHGVLFVKNYIPDAIIIDIMIPDSDKFTFFKELKNDLSTRKIPIILLIDKVQKINFNQLIHLNIVGIISKPFEILKLADRLAELMEWK, encoded by the coding sequence ATGAAGATCGAAAAATATATCTTAGCTATTAACTTTGAAGCAAATCAAAGTCATTTTATTAAAGTTTCTTTAGAAAGCAATTCAAGTTTGAAAGTCATCACAACTGAATCTATAAGTCACGGAGTGCTATTTGTTAAGAATTATATTCCAGATGCTATAATTATAGATATAATGATACCTGATTCCGATAAATTTACATTTTTTAAGGAACTTAAAAATGATTTATCTACTCGAAAAATTCCAATTATTTTACTAATTGATAAAGTACAAAAAATAAACTTCAATCAGTTGATACACTTAAATATTGTGGGGATAATTTCCAAACCTTTTGAAATATTAAAATTGGCAGATCGGCTTGCTGAACTTATGGAATGGAAATAA
- a CDS encoding sugar transferase, with translation MYQISYTTVLEGAAANTWDLQLKPHSSVNSKFKRLLDILGSLVGLLILAIVSLPVAIAIKLDSPGPIFFSQERYGLHGHRFRLWKFRSMVSNAEQLKSIVKNEANGLIFKNKNDFRVTRVGRFLRSTSLDELPQFWNVLVGEMSLVGTRPPTADEVAHYNQRHWQRLNVKPGLTGEWQVNGRSHVKDFEQIVDLDLQYQKKWYPLYDLLLITRTFIILLGRVGAF, from the coding sequence ATGTACCAGATATCTTACACAACCGTTCTTGAAGGTGCAGCTGCTAACACTTGGGATTTGCAACTAAAACCTCACTCTTCTGTCAACTCTAAATTTAAACGTCTCTTAGACATCCTAGGAAGTTTAGTAGGACTACTGATTCTTGCAATTGTGTCCCTACCCGTGGCAATAGCAATTAAACTAGATAGCCCCGGTCCAATCTTCTTCTCACAAGAACGCTACGGGCTTCACGGTCACCGCTTCCGCCTGTGGAAATTCCGCTCTATGGTTTCAAATGCTGAACAATTGAAATCAATAGTAAAAAATGAAGCCAACGGTCTCATTTTTAAAAATAAAAATGATTTCCGAGTCACAAGAGTCGGACGGTTTTTAAGAAGTACAAGCTTGGATGAGTTACCACAGTTTTGGAACGTTCTAGTAGGCGAAATGAGTTTGGTAGGTACTCGTCCCCCTACAGCAGACGAAGTAGCCCACTACAATCAACGCCACTGGCAGCGTTTAAATGTTAAACCTGGGTTAACTGGTGAATGGCAAGTCAACGGTCGCTCTCACGTAAAAGATTTTGAGCAAATTGTGGATCTAGACTTGCAATATCAAAAGAAGTGGTATCCATTGTACGATTTACTCTTGATTACCCGGACGTTTATTATCCTGCTAGGTCGGGTTGGTGCTTTCTAG
- the surE gene encoding 5'/3'-nucleotidase SurE encodes MTLILTNDDGIDAPGIRALLKAVNGREVIIAAPRDHLSGCGHQVTTTQPIQVNRRSDNEYAIAGTPADCVRISISHICPNVKLVLSGINAGGNLGVDAYISGTVAAVREAAMNGIPGIAVSHYRKRNVVVDWDVLARWTSNVLADLLKRPLEPETFWNVNLPHLMPGEPDPEVVFCQPCTKPLPINYRIEGDNFYYYGEYAKRDRTPGSDVDICFSGKIAITQLKI; translated from the coding sequence ATGACATTAATTCTTACAAATGACGACGGGATCGACGCCCCTGGTATTCGCGCACTTCTGAAAGCTGTCAATGGTCGCGAAGTTATTATTGCCGCCCCACGAGACCACCTCTCTGGCTGCGGACACCAAGTTACTACCACTCAACCAATTCAAGTCAACCGCCGCTCAGACAATGAGTATGCGATCGCAGGCACTCCTGCAGATTGTGTCAGAATTTCCATATCACACATTTGCCCAAATGTCAAACTTGTGCTATCTGGGATCAATGCAGGCGGGAATCTCGGAGTTGATGCCTACATTTCCGGTACTGTTGCCGCCGTGCGAGAAGCTGCAATGAACGGTATTCCTGGAATCGCGGTTTCTCACTATCGCAAACGAAATGTAGTCGTAGATTGGGATGTTCTGGCAAGATGGACATCTAATGTTTTAGCTGACTTACTCAAACGTCCTCTAGAACCAGAAACCTTCTGGAACGTCAACCTACCCCATCTTATGCCAGGAGAACCCGATCCAGAAGTTGTGTTTTGCCAACCCTGTACCAAACCGTTACCCATCAACTACCGTATTGAAGGCGATAATTTTTATTATTATGGAGAGTATGCCAAGCGCGATCGCACTCCAGGTAGCGACGTGGATATATGTTTTTCAGGAAAAATTGCTATTACTCAGTTAAAGATTTAA
- a CDS encoding sodium/proline symporter, whose translation MANQLFVAATFIGFLALIVCVGIYSSTRKQNTTADYILASRAVSPWLTALSAMSTGQSGLLFLGQVGFAYKIGISSIWLVIGWAIGDYLAWLFFFKRLRQISEETSSDTVSAFLAQNHSGARWISIVSAVVIIAFLGSYAASQLVAGSKALHVVFGWDYSLGIVLGAIIVIIYCFSGGVRAEIWTDAAQGIVMIGSLLLLLTVAIAKCGGVGELWTKLSSIDSQLVNLNPKNLPLGFVPFFIGWIVAGFGVVGQPHILVRAMAIDSPNNINRALNIKTICALINSFSAIGIGLTARVLLPGLMTGGDPELALPYLAQDLLPAVFVGLMLSGVFAATMSTADSQILCCSAAITQDIFPQFANSYKLVKLGTLTVAMIVLSIALGGDDNVFLFVTFSWSALASALGPLLILRVWQLPISTPVAILMIVTGIAAALSWNLVFKLSPIVYEVLPGMVAGILVYLIARIFTKNRQMTNDINSYK comes from the coding sequence ATGGCAAATCAACTATTTGTAGCAGCAACCTTCATTGGGTTTCTTGCTCTGATTGTCTGTGTCGGAATCTACTCATCTACCCGCAAGCAAAATACCACTGCTGATTACATACTAGCGAGTCGAGCAGTTAGTCCGTGGCTGACAGCTCTCTCAGCAATGTCTACCGGACAGAGTGGCTTGTTGTTTCTAGGTCAGGTTGGTTTTGCCTATAAAATAGGAATTTCTTCAATTTGGCTGGTTATTGGCTGGGCAATAGGAGATTACTTAGCCTGGTTATTTTTTTTCAAACGGTTAAGACAAATTTCAGAAGAAACCTCGTCTGATACAGTTTCTGCCTTTCTTGCTCAAAATCACTCCGGTGCTCGTTGGATTTCTATTGTCTCGGCTGTGGTAATTATCGCTTTTCTTGGTTCCTATGCAGCATCACAACTAGTAGCAGGAAGCAAAGCACTTCATGTCGTGTTTGGTTGGGACTACTCACTAGGAATTGTGCTAGGAGCTATCATTGTCATTATTTACTGTTTTTCTGGGGGTGTTCGTGCTGAAATCTGGACAGATGCAGCCCAAGGAATCGTGATGATTGGTTCGTTGCTGTTACTGCTAACTGTTGCGATCGCCAAATGTGGTGGAGTCGGCGAACTTTGGACTAAACTTTCTTCTATTGACTCGCAACTCGTTAACTTAAATCCCAAAAACCTTCCTCTGGGCTTTGTGCCTTTTTTTATTGGCTGGATAGTAGCTGGGTTTGGTGTGGTCGGTCAACCGCATATATTGGTAAGGGCAATGGCGATCGACTCGCCTAACAATATTAACCGTGCTCTCAATATCAAAACCATTTGTGCTCTGATTAATTCTTTTTCTGCCATTGGTATAGGATTGACTGCGAGAGTACTTCTACCAGGCTTGATGACAGGCGGCGATCCCGAATTAGCTTTACCTTATTTAGCCCAGGATTTATTACCAGCCGTCTTTGTTGGGCTAATGCTATCAGGAGTCTTTGCCGCTACCATGTCTACTGCTGATTCTCAAATCCTCTGTTGTTCGGCAGCAATCACGCAAGACATATTTCCTCAATTTGCCAATTCTTACAAACTGGTAAAGTTAGGAACCTTAACGGTGGCAATGATAGTTTTGAGCATTGCACTAGGAGGTGATGACAATGTATTCCTTTTCGTCACATTTTCTTGGTCTGCTTTAGCTTCAGCATTAGGTCCACTACTGATATTGCGTGTCTGGCAATTGCCTATCAGTACACCTGTGGCAATATTAATGATAGTGACTGGGATTGCGGCTGCTCTCAGTTGGAATCTCGTCTTCAAATTGTCTCCTATTGTTTACGAAGTTCTACCAGGAATGGTTGCGGGTATACTTGTCTATTTGATTGCTCGCATTTTTACAAAAAATCGACAAATGACAAATGACATTAATTCTTACAAATGA
- a CDS encoding manganese catalase family protein, with protein sequence MFYHTKKLQYFKAPEKPDAIYAKKIQELIGGTFGEMTVMMQYLFQGWNCRGPAKYRDMLLDIGTEEIGHVEMLATMIAHLLDKAPIKLQEEGAQDPVVGAVMGGTKARDSITDIIGAAMNPQHAIVSGLGAMPADSVGFPWNGRFIVASGNLLADFRSNLHAESQGRLQAVRMYEMSNDPGVKDTLSFMIARDTMHQNQWIAAVKDLEESGLETTPVPGSFPLDLEKREFAYQFWNHSEGTESAEGLWAKGPSPDGKGEFQYIENPQPLGPEPNPPQSDPRLHGTPLSPTDGTGQVQGGNGSPLINRTTISK encoded by the coding sequence ATGTTTTATCATACCAAAAAACTACAGTATTTTAAAGCACCAGAAAAACCAGATGCTATCTACGCAAAGAAAATTCAGGAACTGATTGGCGGTACTTTTGGTGAAATGACTGTGATGATGCAGTACCTGTTTCAAGGTTGGAACTGTCGCGGACCTGCTAAATACCGAGATATGCTTTTGGATATCGGTACTGAAGAAATCGGTCACGTTGAGATGCTTGCTACAATGATTGCCCACTTGCTGGATAAAGCACCTATCAAATTACAAGAAGAGGGAGCACAAGACCCAGTTGTGGGAGCAGTCATGGGCGGAACTAAGGCACGCGATAGCATTACTGATATTATAGGGGCAGCGATGAATCCCCAACACGCTATTGTGTCTGGGTTGGGTGCAATGCCTGCTGATAGTGTTGGTTTCCCTTGGAATGGTCGCTTTATTGTTGCTAGCGGTAACTTGTTGGCAGATTTCCGCTCCAATCTTCATGCTGAATCTCAGGGACGTTTGCAAGCTGTGCGAATGTACGAGATGAGTAACGACCCTGGCGTTAAAGATACCCTAAGTTTCATGATTGCTCGCGATACCATGCATCAGAATCAGTGGATAGCAGCTGTCAAGGATCTGGAAGAATCTGGATTGGAAACAACACCCGTTCCCGGTTCCTTCCCATTGGATTTGGAGAAGCGCGAGTTTGCATACCAGTTCTGGAATCATTCTGAAGGAACCGAAAGTGCTGAAGGTCTTTGGGCAAAAGGTCCTTCTCCAGATGGTAAGGGCGAATTCCAATATATTGAAAATCCCCAGCCCCTCGGACCAGAACCCAATCCTCCACAATCCGATCCACGACTCCATGGTACTCCACTCTCACCTACAGATGGAACGGGACAAGTTCAAGGCGGTAACGGTTCTCCTTTGATTAATCGCACCACTATTAGCAAATAA
- a CDS encoding RNA-guided endonuclease InsQ/TnpB family protein — MSPIKIPVKPGLKFEDLREVRIIPKTGCFVIEIVYNVPDSTEFFCSLNPELAASIDIGLDNLATIVFSDPTIQPIAINGKPLKSANQLYNKQVARFRGFLPAGIGTSRRIQNVVRNRNDFVDSYLHSSTKMIVDELLKNGVTLVAIGKNEQWKTSLNIGKRNNQNFTQIPHAKFIEMLTYKLEKVGITVKVGEESYTSKASLIDWDIIPTFDPHHKIKHTFSGKRTQRAWYISKDGLKIHADVNGAFNIARKVIPNSFNCLQEIVGRDRGCLVVHPLAFNTFVLS; from the coding sequence ATGTCTCCAATTAAGATACCAGTAAAACCTGGGTTAAAATTTGAAGACTTGCGTGAAGTAAGAATCATACCTAAAACAGGTTGTTTTGTCATAGAAATTGTCTATAATGTTCCAGACTCTACAGAATTTTTTTGTAGTCTCAATCCAGAGTTAGCAGCCTCTATAGACATTGGGTTAGACAATTTAGCCACGATTGTCTTTAGTGACCCAACCATACAACCAATAGCCATAAACGGTAAACCTTTAAAATCAGCTAACCAGCTTTACAACAAGCAGGTAGCTAGATTTAGAGGTTTCCTACCAGCAGGTATTGGTACATCTAGGCGAATTCAAAATGTTGTTCGCAATCGGAATGACTTTGTTGATAGCTACTTACATTCCTCAACAAAGATGATTGTTGACGAGCTGCTTAAAAATGGTGTAACCCTAGTAGCTATAGGGAAAAACGAACAATGGAAAACTTCTCTAAATATTGGGAAAAGAAATAACCAAAACTTTACTCAGATCCCCCACGCTAAATTTATCGAGATGTTGACTTACAAATTAGAAAAAGTTGGCATCACTGTTAAGGTTGGTGAAGAATCATACACATCCAAGGCTTCGCTAATTGATTGGGACATCATCCCAACATTTGACCCTCATCACAAGATAAAACATACTTTCTCTGGAAAGCGAACACAACGTGCGTGGTATATCAGTAAAGATGGTTTGAAAATTCATGCAGATGTTAATGGTGCGTTTAACATCGCAAGAAAAGTAATCCCAAACTCTTTTAATTGCTTGCAAGAGATTGTCGGGAGGGATAGGGGATGTCTGGTAGTACATCCTTTGGCGTTTAACACCTTTGTTCTGTCGTGA
- a CDS encoding alpha/beta fold hydrolase: MNVSRDLPTVSLPLLTSSQTNNNILSSKQALLTLSHDPLSSHSSALSHITKFVTSQEFVSQEIAEERIQTQRVLPGEIAGDIANWGLREDGSGAKPRYYKDGVHLYRFDASGRTYQGIEYAKETILVIHGWKNSSDDEIFSNLQRELAKQNPSKQILALDWRDPANHDEDKGLKPNYTSGSVAPVAQWAARTLNSLEITGQQLSLVGFSLGAYVAAEIGFLLGKAAHLTALDPAYEASTYDIDGNNFGNQTPKPFGDVAYQSLAVVVSDESGGYAGDNNHAATASNSFLLRFRGDNWNEYDRNVKYHSAVVEVYTDFISHQRRLPAFESNRFDNNASYGSIHEGCFNINRRDERWYEDGFDYFSGSTQLSRWV; the protein is encoded by the coding sequence ATGAATGTTTCCAGGGACTTACCAACTGTGAGCTTACCGCTTTTGACTAGTTCACAGACTAACAATAATATTTTGTCAAGCAAACAAGCACTTCTGACATTAAGTCACGATCCCCTTTCATCACATTCCTCTGCTCTCAGTCATATCACTAAATTCGTTACTTCCCAAGAATTTGTTAGTCAAGAAATTGCTGAAGAGCGAATTCAAACTCAAAGGGTATTACCGGGAGAAATAGCAGGCGATATTGCTAATTGGGGATTAAGAGAAGATGGAAGTGGAGCTAAACCAAGATACTATAAAGATGGTGTTCATCTCTACCGTTTTGATGCAAGTGGGCGAACCTACCAGGGTATTGAATATGCGAAAGAGACAATCCTAGTGATTCATGGTTGGAAAAACTCGTCTGACGATGAGATTTTTAGCAACTTACAGCGAGAATTGGCTAAACAGAACCCTTCTAAACAAATCCTCGCTCTAGATTGGCGAGATCCAGCAAATCACGATGAAGACAAGGGACTAAAACCTAATTACACATCAGGCTCTGTTGCTCCAGTTGCTCAATGGGCTGCCAGAACTCTCAACAGCCTGGAAATAACAGGTCAGCAATTGAGTCTTGTAGGCTTTAGTCTGGGAGCATATGTTGCTGCTGAAATAGGATTTCTTTTGGGCAAAGCAGCTCATCTCACAGCCTTAGATCCTGCTTACGAAGCTAGTACTTATGATATTGATGGTAATAACTTTGGTAATCAAACACCTAAGCCATTTGGAGATGTTGCTTACCAATCGTTAGCAGTGGTCGTATCAGACGAAAGCGGAGGCTATGCTGGTGATAATAACCATGCAGCTACTGCTAGTAATTCTTTTCTATTACGTTTTCGTGGTGATAATTGGAATGAGTATGACCGGAATGTGAAATACCACAGTGCAGTGGTAGAAGTATATACAGATTTCATTTCCCACCAGCGCCGCCTACCTGCTTTTGAGTCTAACCGCTTCGACAACAACGCAAGTTATGGCTCAATTCATGAAGGTTGCTTTAACATCAACCGCCGTGATGAACGTTGGTATGAAGATGGTTTTGACTACTTTTCAGGCTCAACCCAATTGAGTCGTTGGGTGTAA
- a CDS encoding fasciclin domain-containing protein, protein MADIVDTAVSAGSFNTLVAAVQAAGLVDTLKGPGPFTVFAPTDDAFAKLPSGTVESLLQDIPQLTKILTYHVVAGKVTAADVVNLDSAPTVEGSTLKIDASNGVKVNDSTVITPDIAADNGIIHVIDTVLIPQ, encoded by the coding sequence ATGGCAGACATAGTAGATACTGCAGTGAGTGCGGGTTCTTTCAACACCTTAGTGGCTGCTGTTCAAGCTGCAGGTTTAGTAGACACCCTTAAAGGACCTGGCCCGTTCACCGTTTTCGCGCCAACAGATGATGCATTTGCTAAGCTGCCTTCGGGTACAGTTGAGTCATTACTTCAGGACATTCCCCAACTAACGAAGATCTTGACGTATCATGTTGTTGCTGGAAAGGTCACAGCTGCTGATGTGGTCAACCTGGATTCAGCTCCCACAGTTGAAGGTTCAACTTTAAAAATTGATGCATCAAATGGTGTGAAAGTCAATGACTCAACAGTTATCACACCAGATATTGCTGCTGATAATGGCATTATCCATGTCATTGATACAGTGCTGATTCCTCAATAA
- a CDS encoding Hsp20/alpha crystallin family protein: MTLIRYNPWKEINALQRLLEDTRVPFERDFIKVPSAELTQTDDAVYLKLELPGMDAKDLDIQVTENSVSISGERKSETKTEDKDRTLTEFHYGKFHRVIPLKIKIQNTEVTAEYKDGILNLTLPKKEEEKNKVVKVNLEQPAA, encoded by the coding sequence ATGACACTAATTCGTTATAACCCTTGGAAAGAGATAAACGCACTCCAACGCCTGTTGGAAGATACAAGAGTTCCATTTGAAAGAGATTTCATTAAAGTTCCTTCTGCTGAACTGACCCAAACAGATGATGCTGTTTACCTGAAGTTGGAACTTCCAGGTATGGATGCTAAAGATTTAGATATCCAAGTGACAGAAAACTCTGTTTCTATTAGTGGAGAGCGCAAGTCCGAAACTAAGACCGAAGACAAAGACCGTACTTTGACTGAATTCCACTATGGTAAGTTTCATCGCGTAATTCCCTTGAAAATCAAGATTCAGAATACTGAGGTGACAGCAGAATACAAAGACGGCATTTTGAATCTGACACTGCCAAAGAAAGAGGAAGAAAAGAACAAAGTGGTCAAAGTCAATCTAGAACAGCCTGCTGCTTAG